The Pseudomonas sp. PDM14 genomic interval GCGTCTGCAGGCGGCTCATATATGTTCTTCCTGTTCGTCGTAGTGGTGCATGACGGTTTGCATGTCCTTGTCGCCGCGGCCGGAGAGGTTGACCACCATCAGATGATCCTTGGGCAGGCTCGGTGCGCGCTTGAACACTTCGGCCAGGGCGTGAGAGCTTTCCAGCGCCGGGATGATGCCTTCCAGGCGGCAGCACTGGTGGAAGGCGGCGAGCGCTTCCTTGTCGGTGATCGAGGTGTACTCGACGCGGCCGATGTCGAACAACCAGGCGTGTTCGGGGCCGATGCCGGGGTAATCCAGGCCGGCGGAAATCGAGTGGGCGTCGGTGATCTGACCGTCGTCGTCCTGCAGCAGGTAGGTGCGGTTGCCGTGCAGCACGCCGGGGACGCCGCCGTTCAGGCTGGCCGCATGCTGGCCGGTCTCGACGCCGTGGCCGGCGGCTTCCACACCGATGATCTGCACGCTGGCGTCATCGAGGAACGGGTGGAACAGGCCCATGGCGTTGGAACCGCCGCCGATGCAGGCGACCAGCGAGTCCGGCAGGCGGCCTTCCTGGGCCTGCATCTGGTCGCGGGTTTCGCTGCCGATCACCGCCTGGAAGTCGCGCACCATCGCCGGGTACGGGTGCGGGCCGGCCACGGTGCCGATGATGTAGAAGGTGTCGTGGACGTTGGTCACCCAGTCGCGCAGGGCTTCGTTCATCGCGTCCTTGAGGGTGCCGGTGCCGGCGGTGACCGGAATCACCTTGGCGCCCAGCAGCTTCATGCGGAACACGTTGGCCTGCTGCCGATCGATGTCGGTGGTGCCCATGAAGATCACGCATTCCATGCCGAAACGCGCGGCCACGGTGGCGGTGGCCACGCCGTGCATGCCGGCGCCGGTCTCGGCGATGATGCGTTTCTTGCCCATGCGCTTGGCCAGGAGGATCTGGCCAATGCAGTTGTTGATCTTGTGCGCGCCGGTGTGGTTCAGCTCTTCGCGCTTGAGGTAGATCTTCGCCCCGCCGCAGTGCTCGGTCAGGCGCTCGGCGAAGTACAGCGGGCTCGGCCGGCCGACGTAGTCGCGCTGGAAGTAGGCCAGTTCCCTGGCGAATTCCGGGTCGGCCTTGGCCTTCTCGTATTCGGCGGCCAGGTCGTGGATCAGCGGCATCAGGGTTTCGGCAACGTACTGGCCGCCAAACGAGCCGAACAGGCCGTTGGCGTCAGGGCCGTTGCGGTAGGAATTCTGTGAACCAGGCATGGCAGGCATCCGTGGGGTAGTCAGACAATGGCGCCAGTTTACGGCGGCAAGGCGGGATGAAAAACCGATTATTGCGCGCGTAACTGTGAGTTTTGATCAATAATCAAATGATCTGGCGGACAAGGAGTGTACCGATGCGCATGGGCTGGTTGTGGATTTTTCCGGGTATTGGTGCCTTGATGCTGGCGCTGGCCATTGGTCTACTGCTGCTTCGCCTGGAGGCGCAGACGGTGATGGTCGCCGGGCAGGGTACGGTGGTGGATGTCAGCGGTGGCTGCCCTACCATTGAGTTTTCCACCGAGCGCGGCGAGGCCGTGCAATTCCGTGCCGGGGTCTGCAGCAACCCGCCGAGCTTCGATGTGGGTGAGTCGGTGGCGGTGCTCTACGAGCCGCTCAAGCCGGACCAGGCGCACCTCGACACGTTCATGGAGAACTGGTTTGCCAGCCTGGTGGTCGGTGGTATTGGCAGCGTGTTCCTGCTTCTCGGTTCGCTGTTCGTGCTGCCGCCGCTGCTGGCGCGTCGACGGGCCGCCGAGCTGCGTGTGAGCGGCACGCCGGTGTATGCCGAGCTGATGGAAGTGGCGCGCAACGAGGCGCTCAGCGTCAACGGCCGGCATCCTTGGAAGATCGTCGCGCAGTGGCATAACCCGGCGACGCAGAAGGTCCACCTGTTCTCCAGCGAGAACCTCTGGTTCGACCCCAGCCCTTACCTCAAGGATAAGCAGATGCGCGTACTGATTGACCCGCAAAAACCCAAGCGCTACAGCATGGATGTCAGCTTCCTGCCGCAGCTGGCCGACTGAGCATGAGCCAGGAGCTGCCCTCGCTCAATGCCCTGCACGCCTTCGAGGCGGCTGCGCGGTTGCTCAGCGTCAGCCGCGCGGCGGACGAGCTGCACGTCACCCACGGCGCGGTGAGCCGGCAGATCCGTGCGCTGGAGGAGCAGCTTGGCGTGGTGCTGTTCGTCAAGGATGGCCGCGGCCTCAAGCTCACCGACGCCGGTGTGCGCCTGCGCGATGCCGCCGGCGATGCCTTCGGCCGTCTGCGTGAGGTGTGCAGCGAGCTGAAACGGCAGACCCACGACGCGCCCTTCGTGCTGGCCTGCCCCGGCAGCCTGCTGGCGCGCTGGTTCATTCCGCGTCTGGACCGCCTCAACCGCGACCTGCCGGAGCTGCGCCTGCAGCTGTCCGCCAGCGAAGGCGAACTCGACCCACGGCGCCCCGGCGTGGACGCCACCCTGCTGTTCGCCGAGCCGCCGTGGCCGGCCGACATGCAGGTCTACGAACTTTCGGCCGAACGCATCGGCGCGGTGCTCAGCCCGCGCTATGCCCGGCATGCCGAATTGGCTGGGGCACCGGCCAGCGCGCTGCTCGGCGAACCGTTGCTGCACACCGTGTCGCGCCCGCAGGCCTGGCCGCAGTGGGCGGCAGCGTATGGCTTGCAGGTGGACAAGCTGCAGCAGGGGCAGGGCTTCGAGCATTTGTATTTCCTCCTCGAAGCGGCGGCTGCCGGCCTCGGCGTGGCCATCGCGCCGCAGCAGCTGGTGGTCGATGACCTGTCGGCCGGGCGCCTGGTTGCGCCCTGGGGCTTCGCCGAAACCTCGGCCCGCCTGGCGCTGTGGGTGCCGGCGCGGCGCCTGGATCGCCGTGCCGAACGCCTGGCCGAATGGCTGCGCAACGAGCTGAGCTAGAACGCTGCGGCCCAGCATTCTGCCGAGCTTCAGGAAGGCTTATGTGTCGTCGTAGGGTGGGCTTCGTGTCAGGCGCAGCTTTCGTGTGGCTTGTACGGACGCGGAGCGTCCTGAAATGCGTTCCCACGCGGAGCGTGGGAACGATCAGATCAGAAGTCGCCGCGCAGGGTCGGCATGTAGCTGCGTGGGGCGCCGAAGATGCTGCCGCGATCCTGGGCTGATACCGGCGGGAGTAACGGTGATCAGGTTTTCCCCTGTGCCTCAGAAGTCGTAGCGCAGGTCCAGCATGGCGTTGCGCGGCGCGCCGTAGTGGCCATAGCTCCCGGCCATACCGGCGTAGTACTTCTTGTCGAAAAGGTTGTTGATGTTCAACGTCGAGGTGAGGTGCTCGTTGATCTGGTAGCGGGCCATAAGGCCGGCGACGGCATAGTCGTCATCCTTCACCTTGGCGTTGTTGTAGCGGGAGAAGGTCAGCGATTTGCCAGAGTTCCAGTTGACGCCCCCGCCTACCGTCAGTTTTTCCCAATCCCCAGGAAGGCGATAGGTACTCCAGAGCCGGAAGGTGTCCATGGGTAATTGGGTGGTCAGGCGCTCTCCATCAGCGTTCTCAGTTCGGGTATGGGCGTAACCAGTCTGAACGTTCCAGCCCGGAGTGACCTCGCCTGCAATTTCGAGATCAAGGCCTTTGGTTTTAGCGCCGTCGACTGCTCGTGAGGCAGCGGCTCCAGTGGGTGTCGTTTGGCCCGGATCCAGCTCTGCAAAGTTGTCCCGCTCTACCCTGAACATGGCGGCATTGGCATTCAGGCGACCATTGAAGAATTCGCCTTTCCAGCCCAGTTCGTAGTTCTTGCCGACCACTGGATCGAGCACTTGGCCGTCCTTGTCCATGGCCGTTTGCGGCTTGAAGATGTCGGTGTAGCTGATATAGACGGACTGCTCAGGCGTCAGGTCGTAGACCAAGCCCGCGTAGGGGGTTACTTCACCGCTCGCGCGCATCTTGCTAGGGGTATGAGTTTTGGCTATCAGCGAGGTGAGGCTGGAGTCATAGCTGTAGTTCGAGGCCCGCGCGCCCAACAGCAGATGCAGCTCATCCGTGAGGTTGAAACGGTTGGCTATGTAATAGCCGCTTTGGCGGGTCTTGATATCGAATATCAAGGATGGTGTATAGGCTCCCCGGGCCAGTTGGTTGTCCCACGTGTAGAAGTTGAAACTTGCTATGCCGCCTGACAGGGAGTCGTGGTTGTTTTCGTATTCCGCGTAGCTGTAACCAAAGACAAGCTCGTGGGCGCGACCTAGCAGCTCGTAGGTGCCCTGCAGGTTCACGTCCGCCCCTTTCTGCACCTGGTGAGCCGAGATTTTCGCGCGCTCGGCGCTGGCCGCTCCGGTCGCCTGGTTCAGGTAGCTGAAGCCCGATGTGCTGCGGTACCAACCCAGGTCGGCATCACGATCAACATCCATGTAATTGGTAGCGACTTTGAGCGTCCAGTCATTACCCAGCTGCTGCTCCAGAGCGAAGGAGTAGTTCAGTGTTTCGAAGTCGTCGTACATCCAGCGCGCACCGGAGCTGGTGGATCGCGAAAAATCAGTTTGCTGACCATTTGTGTACAGCAGAGGAACACCAGCGGAGCCGGTCGATTTGTATTTCTGGTAGTCGATGCCAAAGCGCACAAGGGTGGTGTCGGTCAGGTCGGTTTCGATGACCCCGTAGGCAAGTTCGCGTTTCTGCCCGTACCAGTCCATGAAGCTCTGATTGTCCTGTTTGGCAGCGACCAGGCGACCGCGTACATCGCCGCTTTCGGTCAGCGGGCCAGAGACATCCGCTTCGCTGCGGTAGTTGTCCCACGAGCCAACGCTGCCTTGGATATAGGACTTGAATTCACGAGTGGGCTTCTTGCGGATCAGGTTGATCACACCGCCTGGCTCACCGGCTCCGGTCATCAATCCGGTGGCACCGCGGATAATTTCGACCCGGTCATACAGAACCATGTCCAGCAGGGTACTGGGCATGTTGCGCGTTTGGTTTTCTTGGCTGGTAGTGACGCCATCGAACTGGTACGTGTCGATGGCGCTGCCGCGGGAATAGATGTTGAAGCGCTCACCGCCATCTTGGGACATGGTGATGCCCGGGGTCTGGTTCAACACATCGGTCACACTGGCCAAGTGCTGATCGTCCATGCGCTGACGTGTCACGACGCTTATCGTCTGTGGTGTCTCACGGATCGACAGGTTCATCTTGGTGGCAGTGTTGGTAACGCCTGTGGTGTACGAACCAGTGCCCTCGGTCGTCGCGCCCAGGCCGGCCGCGTTGACGCTGGTGGCGCCCAGCTCCAGTGCGCTGCCGCCTTGCGGCTTGATCAGCACGTAACGTTTCTCCCCCGCCTGCTGCACCTGCAGCCCGCTGCCTTGCAACAGCCGGGCAAACCCTTGCTCCAGCTCGAAGCTGCCCTGCAGGCCGGGCGATTGCAGGCCGGCGGTCTCCTCGCTGCTGAAGCTTATGGTCACGCCGCTGGCGGCGGCGAACTGGCTGATCGCCGCGGCCAGGCTGCCGGCAGGAATGCTGTAGGCCAGCGGTTCGGCCCAGGCCGCGCTGGTGGCGAGAGCCGAGCCGCAGAGGCTCAGGGCCAGAGCGGCGTGACGGATGCTGCGGGCGAGCGGGGAAGGTCGGGTGGACATCAAGGGGCTCCTGTTGGGTTGGCATGGGCGTCGTCTGATGCGCGCGTGCAGGTGGAGCCGAAGCAGTGAGAAAAATCTGTTACCCCTGGCGCGAAAAAATCTCGCCGGGCTGAGCGACGAACGATCAGTGGCAGGCCGAGCGGCACGGCTGTGTAGAGTGGGGCAGCGACGCTGAGCGTCGATGCAGCACGCAATACGAATGGGTGTGCGCTGCGTAATCGAGCAGGCGATGTTTCGCCGCGTACGGAGCGTGGATTGCAGAGCGTGATGGTTTCGCGAGCACTTCCGCTAACCGTAGAGGCCACCCTAGGTGTGTTGCCTGGGCTCGATGCGCACCCAGTAGCGGGTCAGGCGGCGCAGCTGGATCGGCAGGGCGTCCTGCAGGCTGGCCAGGGCGGCTTCGCTGTCGTCGAGGTTGAAGGCGCCGGACAGACGCAGCTCGCCGACCTGCTCGGCACAGCCGAGGTAGCCGGGGCGATAGCGCGCGAGTTCGGCGACCACATCGGCCAGGCGCCAGTCCACGCTCACCAGCATGCCGCGGGTCCAGGCCTGGGCATCCGGGGCCATGGGTTGCAGCGCACCGCAGCGGTCGGCGGCAAAGCTCAGGCTCTGCCCGGCATCCACGCGCACCACCTGCTCGGGCGCCAGTTGCGGGCGCACTTGCACGGCATGTTCGCTGACCACCACGCGGCTCAGGCCGGGCTCCTGGCGCACACTGAAGCGGGTGCCGAGGGCGAGGATGCGGCCTTCGGCGGTCTGCACGCTGAGCGGGCGCGCATCCTTGCCGGTGTGGATGAGGACTTCGCCCTGGCGCAGGTGGATCAGGCGCTGCGTCGCGTCGAAGCGAATATCCACCCGCGTGTCGGTGTTGAGGTCGAGGCGGCTGCCATCGGCCAGGGTCAACTGCCGACGCTCGCCAACGCGGGTGGCGTAGTCGGCACTCAGCGGCGATACCCGATAGCCCTGCCAGCCGACGGCACCGGCACCAGCCAGCAGCACGAGCATCTTGATCGCGCTGCGCCGCTGCTGGCGCGCCTGCTCCAGGGTGACGCTGGCCAGCCCGGCAGGTGCACTGCCCAGGCGCTGCTGCAGTTGCTCGATACGCGCCCAGGCTTGCACATGCTGCGGGTCGGCGGCGAGCCAGGTCTGCCACTGGGCGCGCGTGAAGTCGTTGGCACTGCTGTCGTGCAGGCGCACGTACCAGTGCACAGCATCGTTGAGGACGGCCTTCATGCGTCGTCCAGCAGCAGGCAGTGCAGCAGTGCGCGAGCCAAGTGCTTGCGCACGGTGCTGACCGACACGCCGACGCGTTCGGCGGCCTTTTCGTAGCTGAGCCCGTCGAGCTGCACGGCGAGGAAGATCGCCCGTGTGCGCGGGCCCAGGCCGTCGAGCAGGCGGTCGATAGCCATCAGGCTGTCGAGGATCAGCACGCGGGTTTCGGCAGACGGCGCGTACAGCTCGGGACGCGCGGCCAGTGCGTCGAGGTAAGCCTGTTCCAGGCTGCGGCGGCGGTAGAGGTCGATCACCAGGCCGCGGGCGATGGTCGCCAGGTAGTGACGCGGCTCGCGCAGGGAGCCGGCAGTGCGCGCCAGCAGCACGCGAATGAACGTGTCCTGCGCCAGGTCGGCGGCATCGGCAGAGCAGTTCAGGCGCTGGCGCAGCCAGCCACGCAGCCAGCCGTGGTGCTGGCGATAGAGCGCATCCACCTGAGCGTGGGACGTATCGGGGTACAGCGTGGACATCCCGACTCCTGGAGACAAATTCGCGAATAAGAATTTGTCGCAATTCTACGGGTGCGGGTGGTCGGTTGGGAATGCTTGCGAAGGGCGCGGGTGAAAAACCGGCGGGCTTGCTCGTCGCAGGGTGGGTTTTAGCCCACCGATACGGGCTCAGAGTGGTGGGCTGAAGCCCACCCTACGAAGAGATTTTGATGGTTCCCACGCTCTGTGTGGACCCCCGCCGAATGGCGCTCCGCGTCATGCGCGGCAGATGAAGTCCGTGCGGGCAAACCGGACGCGGAGCGCGGGAACGATCGGATCAGAAGTCGCCGCGCAGGGTCAGCATGTAGCTGCGTGGGGCGCCGAACAGGTTGACCCGGTCGGTGCCGTCGGCGGCTACGTAGTACTTGCGGTCGAGCAGGTTTTCGCCAACCAGCGCGACCTGCCAGTTCTGGTCGAGCTTCCACGCCACGCGCGCATCCCAGATCGCCCGCCCGGCGGCGCCGTAGGTGTAGCCATCCCAGGTCTCGTTCTCGTAGCGCGACTGCGCGGAAACACCGGCGCCGACGGTCAGGCGGTTCCAGTCGCCCGGCAGGGTGTAGCTGGTCGACACCCGTGCCAGGTGCTTGGGCGTATCGCTGGAGACCGGGCCGCCACTGCTGCTGCTGCTGCGGGTCATGTTGTAGGTGTAGCCGGCCAGCATCTGCAGGCCCGGCAGCACTTCGCCGCTGACTTCCAGATCGACCCCCTTACTGCGCTGCACGGTGCCGTTGATGTAGCAGGTGTCCCACTCGTCGTTGTCCGGGCACAGTCCGCTGTTGGCGGTATCTTCCGCCATCACGTCTTCCTGCTTCACGTAGAACAGCGCCGCGGAGAGGTTCAGGCGTTTGTCGAACAGCTCGCCCTTGATACCGGTTTCGTAGTTGACGCCGACTGCGGGCTTGAGCGCCGCGCCGCTGACGTCACGGTAGCGGCTCTGCGGCTGGAAGATGTCGGCGTAGCTGGCGTACCAGGACCAGTTCTGGTCGATGTCGTAGATCAGGCCGGCAAATGGCGTGACCTGGCCGGTCTCCTTGGTGACGTAGTCGTCGATGTTGCTGTAGACCTGGCGCTTGTAGTCGAAGTCATAGTCGAACCAGCTGACCCGCGCGCCGAGGATCAGGCTCAGCGGCTCGGACAGGTGCAGGCGGGTGTTGGCGTAGAGGCCGTAGCGCTCGTCCACCAGGTCGGTGATCGAGGTCCAGGCCGGGCGCGCCGGTCTGGCGAAGGCGTGGTGGTTGACGTCGAACACGTCGACCGGCACGCGATCGGCCACCGAGAAGAAGATGTCGGCCATCTTGTCGTTCACGTTCTGCTGCGACCAGTTGGCGCCGATGGTGACCTGGTGAGTCAGGCCGAAGGCCTCGAAGCTGCCGTCGACGTGGCTGTCCACGCTCTTGCTGGTCACGTCGAGTTCGCGGAACTGCACGCCGCGGAAGGTCGAGCCGGCCTGCGTCACCGGGTTGATCGCGCCGCGGGCGTAGGCCAGGTCCTGCTCGAAGCCCCCGTCGGAATAGGTGAAGGAGGTGGTGCTGGTCCAGTCGTCGTTGAAGCGGTGGTCGAGTTCGACGAAGGCTTCGTTCATCTCCGTTTCATGGCGGTTCCAATCCTGCACCAGGGCGGTGGAGCGGGAGATGTCGAGGGACTGGCCGTTGCTGTAGCGCGGCAGGCCGAAGATCGAATAGCCGTCGATCCGGCCGGTCTGCCGGCGCAGGCTGAAGGTCAGCGTGGTGTCGTCGCTGAGGTCGCCTTCGACGATGCCGTAGAGCAGCGGGGTTTTCGATTTCTTCTGGTCGAGGTACGAGCCCTTGTCCTCGTAGGCGGCGACGAAGCGCCCGCGCAGGGTGCCGGCGTCGTTGAGCTTGCGGCTGCCATCCAGGTCCAGGCGATAGTTGTCCCAGGAGCCGACGCGGGTGCTGACCGAGAACTTCGGCTCGGCGGTGGGGCGCTTGCGCACCAGGTTGACTGCGCCGCCCGGATCGCCGGCGCCGACCAGCAGCCCCGCGGCCCCGCGTAGCACTTCGACACGGTCGTAGATCGCCATGTCCGGCGGCAGCCAGCCGGTCACTGTGTAGGCCTGCCCGGGCACGCCATCCATCAGGTAGCTTTCCTCGCCGAGCACGAAGCCGCGCGACTGGAACACGTGGGCGCCGTAGTTGCGCTGGCTGAAGGTGATGCCCGGAGTCTTGGCCATCACCTGCTCGAGGCTGGTGAGGTTCTTGTCGTCCATCACCTGGCGGGTCATCACGCTGACCGATTGCGGGGTTTCGCGAATGGATTGCGCGGTCTTGCCGATGGTCACGGCACCGGTGGTGTAGGAGCCCGTGCCTTCGGTGGTGCTGCCCAGGCCGGTGGCGTTGACGCTGGTGGCGCCGAGTTCGAGGGAGTCGCCGCTGTCGACCGCCACCTCCAGTGCGTAGTTGCCTTGGGCGTTGATGGCGCGCAGGCCGGTGCCGCTGAGCACGCGGCTGAAGCCTTCATCCACGGCGAAGCTGCCGTTGAGCCCGGCGCTGTGCTTGCCGGCGGTCAGGCGCGAGTCTGCCGAGAGCAGGATGCCGGCTTCGCTGGCGAAGCGGTTGAGCACCTGGTCGAGGTTTCCGGCGGGGATGGCGTAGCTGCGCACCTGTTCGCTGGCGGCAGGCGCGGCTTGGGCCTGCGGAGCGATCAGCAGCGGGCTGGCGGCCAGCAGGCCGGTGAACAGCGCGCGGCGAATGGAAAGGTGGAGCCGGGTACGGTGCGAAGTGGGCAGGTACGGCATTCTGGATGATCCTCTTGAGAATGCTTCTTGATTGATTTCAAGGGGTATCCCGAACGAGTCGGCAAAACCGACAAGGCCAGAGTGAAGTTTTTTGCGGGTGGCTTCTGGGCTGCTGTGGGCGTGGGTTGTCAGGTGCAGGTGTACAGCCGGTTGTTGATCGTTGTTGATCGTTCCCACGCTCTGCGTGGGAACGCATGCTGAGGACGCTCTGCGTCCGTAAGGTCCAGCGCTGGAGGATGGTCTGCGGCGCGGAGCGCTACGGGCGGCATTCCCACGCGGAGCGTGGGAACGATCAACGTAGCCATCACGCACGTCCGGATGGCTAAAAACGATGGATAGTCGCGCGCGCCGCCAGCCCTCCTACGCAAGGCGTGCGCGCGGGCCGACCGTGACCCAGTAGCGGGTCAGGCTGTGGACATCCACGGGCAGCGATTGCTGCAGGGCGGTCAGTACGCGGTCGGTGTCGGCCAGCGGAAACACCCCGGTCAGCGGCAGCTCGGCCACGGCCGGGTCGCAGCGCAGCACGCCAGGGCGGTGCCGCGCCAGCTCGGCGAGAAAGCGTCCCAGCGGCATGCGCTCGGCCACCAGGCGACCGTCGTTCCAGGCGATGGCGTTGGGGTCCGCGCGGCCGATTTTGCCCAGGCGCACGGCGGAGAACCAGCGTTGCTGCCCGGCCTGCAGGCGCGTGACGGGCGCGTGCCGCGGACGCAGTTCCAGCTCGCCCGCGAACAGGTCGACGCGGCTGCCGCCGTCGACCTGGTACACCGAGAAGCGCGTGCCCAGCGCCTGGATTTCACCGGCAGCGGTCTCGACGATCAGCGGCCGCCGGGCCGGGTCCTCCGCGCTGTCGAGCAGCAGCTCGCCATCGAGCAGGCGGATACGCCGCTCGTGGGCGCTGTAGCGGATGTCCACCGCGCTGGCGCTGTTCAGGCTCAGGCGGCTGCCATCCGTCAGGGTGTACTGCTGACGCTCGCCGGTACCGCTGCGCAGGTCGGCCAGCGCCTCGCGCCAGGGCAGCTGCGACTGCGCCAGGTAGCCCGTGCCGCCGATCAGCAGCAGGCTGCCGAGCAGCTTGAGCGTCTGCCGCCGTCGTGCGTCCGGCATGTCGCGCAGCACACGGCGGGCGGTGTCTGTCGGCACCGCGCCGAGGGTGCCCTGCAGGCGTTCCAGGCGTTGCCAGGCGCGGCTGTGCTCGGGGTTGGCCGCCTGCCATTCGGCGAAGCGGCGCTGCTGTTCGCCATTCAGCTCGCCGCCCCAGTGCAGCATCAGCCAGTGGCTGGCCTGCTCGACGATGGCGGGGGCAATTGGGGCGTCGGCGTGGTTCATTCGGCGTACAGCACCTGGTAGCAGGCGGTGATCGCGCGCTGCATGTACTTCTGCACCGAGCTGACGCTGACTTGCAGGCGCTCGGCGATCTGCGGGTAGGTCAGGCCCTCGAACTGCGACAGGAGGAAGGCCTCGCGCACCTTGGCCGGCATGGCGTCGAGCATGGCGTCGATCTGCAGCAGGGTCTCGATGATCATGGCGCGGGTTTCCAGCGAGGGCAGTTCCGGTTCCGGCAGCGCGGCGAAGCTGTCGAGGTAGGCCTGTTCGATGCGCTGGCGGCGCCACTGGTCGATGACCAGGTTGCGCGCGATCTGCGCCAGGTAGAGCCGGCCTTCGCCCAATGCCGGCAGGCGCCGGCTCACCAGCAGACGCAGGAAGGTGTCCTGGGCGATGTCGGCGGCGCGCTCGCGGTCGCCCAGGCGCTTGCGCAGCCAGCCCTGCAGCCAGCCGTGGTGGTCGCGATAGAGATCGTGCAGATCCTGCGGGGGCGGTACGTCGGGGAATGTCGTGGACATTCGCCCCTCCATGAACATGAGACGCAAATAAGAACGTGTCTCAAGTCTACGGGTGTGCGGCGGGATTGGGAATGGTTCGAAGGTAGAGGGCGTTTTGGTTTCGACGCCTTCTCAGCGCCTCGGGAACGGAGAGTAGGGTGGGCTTCAGCCCACCGATGAGATGAGGGAATGGTGGGCTGAAACGGAGCGCCGCCCGGCCCACCCTACGGTCGACCTGAAGCCTCGTGAGCCACGGACGCGGAACGTCCTCAGGTGCGTTCCCACGCAAAGCGTGGGAACGATCAATTGCGGCGTTCGGTGACGGCGGGGCTCAGAACTCGGGCGTGTACTTGACGCTGAACATCAGGTTGCGCGGGTCGCCGAAGTTGTTGCTGCCGTCCACGGCGGCGAAGCCGGGCAGGTAGTAGCGCTTGTCGAAGAGGTTGTTGGCGTTGAGCGCCAGGTCGATCTCCGGGGTCAGTTCGTAGCCCAGGCGCGCGCTCCACACGGTGAAGCCGGGTACGTCGAACTCACGGTCGAAACTGACGGTATGGCTCTGCGACGTGAAGCCGCCACCGACGCTGACGCGGTTCCAATCGCCCGGCAGCTGGTAGTCGGCCCACATGCGCAGCATGTGCTTGGGCGTCCACTGGCTGTAGATGCTGCCCTCGTTTTCCGGATCGTCGATGAACTTGGTGGTGTTGTAGGTGTAACCGGCGAACAGTTGCAGGTCGGTCAGCACTTCACCGCTGATCTCGGCTTCCAGGCCCTGGCTGCGCACCTTGCCGGAGGTCGTCGAGCAGTACCAGCCGTCACAGGCGTAACCCGAGGCTTCGTCAGTCACTGCACGGTTCTTTTGGTCGTAGCGGAACAGCGCCAGCGAGGTGTTGACCCGGCCGTCGAGCAGTTCGCCCTTGAGGCCCACTTCATAGTTGCTGCCGATCACCGGTTCGAGCATCTGCTGCTGCGCGGTGCGCCCGCTCTGCGGTTCGAACACGTCGGTGTAGCTGGCGTAGACCGCCCACTCGCGGGTCAGGTCGTAGACCAGGCCGACGTAGGGGGTGACCTCGCCGGTCTCGCTCATGCTGTCCTTGTAGTCGTCGTCGGGCAGCATGTAGGCGTAGTCGTACCAGCTCACACGGCCGCCGATGACGGCGGTCAGCGGTTCGGCCAGCTTCACCCGCCAGCTGCCGTACAGGCCCTTCTGGCGCACGTCGTAGGCGGCATTGGTGGCGCGGCCGCCTGGCGAGGCGAGGATGTCCGCCAGGGTCGGCTCGGGGCGGTGGTGGTCGATGTCGAAGATATTGCCGCCCGCCACGAAGCGCCGCGCGTAGAAGTCGTTCGAGGTGTACTTGGAGTAGTTGCCGCCGACGGTGATTTCCTGCTCCAGGGACAAGGCCTCGAACGTGCCGTTGAGGTACATGTCCAGGCCGAGCTTTTTCGACTCGAAGTTGGTGATCCAGTCGGCGAAGTTCAGGCCGCTGCCGTCAGCGGCGACATCACCGTGCATGCGCTGGTGGACCGAGTCGTTGTGCTCGTTCATGCGCAGGGCCGAGGCCTTGACGCGCCAGTTGTCGTCGAAGCGGTGTTCGAGGTCGAGGTAGACGGTGGTCTGCTCGATGTCGTTGCGGTTCCAGCTGGCGCCGCTGTAGGTCGAGCGCGAGAAGCCGATGTCGCTGCCGTCCGGGTAACGCGGCAGGCCGCGCACCATCGGCCGCGAGTCGAGGTCGGAGTTGCTCATGCCGATGCCCAGGGTGGTGTCCGGGCTGAGGTCGACGTCCAGCGAGCCGTACAGTGAGGTGGTCTTGCTCCACGCGTAGTCGGTGAAGGAGTGGCTGTCGTCCTGGTCGACCACCATGCGCCCGCGGATGCTGCCGCTGTCGTTCAGCGGGCCGCCGGCATCGGCCTGCAGGCCGTAGCGGTCCCACGAGCCGGCCTTGCCGGTAAGGCTGACGGTCGGCGCCATCTGACCGCGCTTGCGCACCAGGTTGATCGCCCCGCCGGGGCTGCCGGCGCCCTGCAGCAGGCCGGCGGCAC includes:
- a CDS encoding TonB-dependent siderophore receptor; its protein translation is MSKPWPRAIAIAVALAASGPLGYVYAQPAAQQQVLEFNLPADSLGVTLNAIASQSGQVVSLEPVLVKGKQAPAIRGSMTAIQAMQRALEGSGLELRTTESGNFSVQPASAGDGSLELGATSVNADLQGATTEGSGSYAARAVTIGKGTHTLKEIPQSVTVITRQQLDDQDITDLRDAVNHTTGLVGATGIGPGMVISSRGFQIDDWQYDGVPVPRNFYVLGNWATQDLVFFDRVEILRGAAGLLQGAGSPGGAINLVRKRGQMAPTVSLTGKAGSWDRYGLQADAGGPLNDSGSIRGRMVVDQDDSHSFTDYAWSKTTSLYGSLDVDLSPDTTLGIGMSNSDLDSRPMVRGLPRYPDGSDIGFSRSTYSGASWNRNDIEQTTVYLDLEHRFDDNWRVKASALRMNEHNDSVHQRMHGDVAADGSGLNFADWITNFESKKLGLDMYLNGTFEALSLEQEITVGGNYSKYTSNDFYARRFVAGGNIFDIDHHRPEPTLADILASPGGRATNAAYDVRQKGLYGSWRVKLAEPLTAVIGGRVSWYDYAYMLPDDDYKDSMSETGEVTPYVGLVYDLTREWAVYASYTDVFEPQSGRTAQQQMLEPVIGSNYEVGLKGELLDGRVNTSLALFRYDQKNRAVTDEASGYACDGWYCSTTSGKVRSQGLEAEISGEVLTDLQLFAGYTYNTTKFIDDPENEGSIYSQWTPKHMLRMWADYQLPGDWNRVSVGGGFTSQSHTVSFDREFDVPGFTVWSARLGYELTPEIDLALNANNLFDKRYYLPGFAAVDGSNNFGDPRNLMFSVKYTPEF